AATGACATTACATAAACTTATGGGACGAAAATCGGTCATTTTATCCGGTGCCTTTTTCTTTGGGATTAAAACAATATGAGTTTTATTAATACCTGTCGGAAATGGAGCCCCTCACAAGATACCAAGAACCGTTCGAGTAACCGCTGCCCCACTATATGCCAATAGGTCTGATAGAAGAGCCCATTCATGCCATCCGGACCGGGAGCTTTTAGGGGATGCATCTGGTTTAGCGCGGTCACGACCTCCTCTTCCGTATAATCACCCCGAAGTAGGGCATTCATGTTTCCCGTAACTCTCCCTGCCACTCCATCAAGTAAATGTTCAAAATATGCCGGCTGCCTAGAGGCAAAAACGTCCTCAAAATACTCCATTGCCACCCTGGAAATGTCATCCCGGCCCTCCCAAACACGCCCCTCATTATCCACCAGACGTGCAATGTGATTCTTCTGCTTTCTCTGACTCGCTTTTCGGTGAAAGAACTTTGTATTTCGATCTCCTTCTTTAAGCCAAATTGCCCGGGACCTTTGTCTCCAAAAAAGTTCCTCTTGTTTGagcagctccgcaatctctttaACCAATCCCCGTCTCTCCTTAACCGCACCCCTCGATCTTCCCCCCGCATTCAGCACCTCAAGCCGTCTTCGTTTCTTCTTTAAATCACGTATCACCTTCCCTATACTTGTACCCTTCCACTTCTGCAAGTCCTCCGCACACTGAGCTAACAGCTCCACCAAATCCGTCCCTCCTTTCTCCCACGCTTCCTGAACCACCCCCTCACACCCATCCGCTCCAACCCACAATTGTTCGAACCGGAACAGCTTCCCTTGTGCCTGCTCTTCACGCCTTCTTTGTGCCAACCGTAGCAAGATTGGAGCATGGTCTAACCACTCCCGCTCCAAGTGGATAAGCTTCGCCCTCGGAAATAAATCAATCCAAGCCTCATTGCATAGAGCCCTATCAATTCGGCTTTGTCTATTATCTTCCTCCGCTTGCCCATTATCGTAGGTGAACATATACCCCTCAAAATCGACATCCCTTAACCCACAATCGTCCACTGCCTCCCTGAAATTATTCATTTGCCATTGAGCCCGTACACCCCATTTCATCTCAGTCACAAAGAGCACCTCATTCAAATCCCCTATACACACCCATGGGCCCTCATATTGCGAACCAAGCTCCCTAAGAAGCTCCCACGAGAGGTGTCTCTCTGTAacatttggccacccataaaaccCCATTGCACGCCAGGTCCCTTCTTCTCCCTGAATCTCAAAATCCATATGGTGAACCGATGCTGAACGAAAATTACATTATATATGCTTCTTCCACATAAAGGCTAGCCCCTCAGACCTCCCAACACTATCCACTTCCATTCCCTCATACTCATCAAAGCTAGCCCTGACTCTCCTAAACTCTTCACCGCTTAGCTTGGTCTCGGAGAGAAAGACCAAGGCGGGGGCCTCCTTCCGTAATAAATTACGGAGTCCACTAACTGCAGAGGGGTTGCCCAGCCCCCTGCAGTTGAGGCTTAAAAGActcattgggcccggcggggttgagtgccctcaacctccgcctcagatgAACTCACATCCATGATTTTTCGACATTTGAAAACTCCTCCCTCCCGCCCTTCAGTCCCCAGCTCCCCACCCCTTCTTTTCTCCCCTACCTGTGCCAAAATAACCTCCCTCCCAACTGGTTCATTGGTATTTGGCTCCCTACTCTTCCTCGTCCACTTTCTGCCCTCCCCTTTCCCCTTCTTTCCCTCCCCGCTGTGTGCTGCCCCCTTCGCACCAGCATTCTCCTCCTCTTCCTGCTGTTCGACCCTCTCATCAACACCCCTGCCCTCCAAGTGCATCTCCCCTCCTCCCCCCGAGTGCCCTGTAATTTCCCCACACTCCTCCAGAATAGTTCCCCCTTCTCCTGTCCCTTTCTCCTTCCTATTCTTCTCTGCCTCATCACCTCTGCCCCTTGATTCAGTAATGCCTTCACTGAAACCCTCCCTACTCCTTCCTCGTGTTCTCGTTTTAATGGAGATGCTTTGTAACTTCGCTATCATGCTCGACACTGCCTCTTCCTCACTTCGCCTCTACTCCTCTTCAAAATCTCCAAACAAAACCCTCGCCTTTGAATGATCCACCTCCGCCATAGTTTTTACTACCCTCCGTGGTGAAGCTCTCAAATTTTCACTGAAGCGAAGCTCCCCTTCCTCATATGGCCCATCCTCGCAGTCTTTTTCTCCATGACCTAGCACCCCACATCCATAACAAAATATAGGGAGTATTTCATACTTAACCTCAAACTCTACTTTCTCCCCCTTTGCTAGTGTAATCTTCACTGAATCACGCAATGGAGAACGTACATCGTGTAAAACCCTGACCCGAACCGCTCTTTCGACTTCTGGTAACGGAGCTTCATCCACACCCACATAACGACCCAACTGCATCCCTAACCTGCGTATATTTTCGAGATTCGAACGTCCCCTCAATGGCAAATCATAAACCCTAGCCCAGAATGGAACATGAAATAGCGGCGTATCTGACACTCTCCCATCGCTAATAGGATCGTTAAAACACCAAATAAACTTATCGAAATGCCACGGTTGTCCATTGACAACCTTTGCTTTATCGGCCTCTAGTTCGAACTTAAATATGAAAATTTTATTCTTAACGTCAATGAGATTCCCGACTACATTACCTTTTGGGTTCCAAAGCTTCGTCATGGTGTCAATGGCCGCCCGTGCATTTATCGCCTTCGACGTCCAAATTCTTCCAACCAATATAGCATTAGTTTTGTCAATATCCGTCCTCTCGTCCCCCACATCCCATACAAATTCCTCCTCCTGACCCATAATTCCTTTGCCCTTCCTGTGTCTCAATTCAGAGCTTGATGTCATGTCGTATCTTAGAGAAAAGCCTATCCCGTAGCCAACGAATAGAGTAGAAACCACCACGAGAAGCGTAGATGATCCCTCGAATAAAAGGATGACCCTAAAGACGACGATTAGACGGAGGCTCTCATAGAAACCCTAGAGAGATTCGTTGTTCTTTTTTACCTATTTCTACTTCTGATTTCTTGGATTATTCTTGAATCCTTACCAAGACTATTAGGCTCATCTCAATGTACTCGCTTCTGATATCCTCCTATGAGTTCGATTTCACAACGCGAAGAACTCTCTGCACACTCAACTAAAGCTTTGGGAATAATAGCATTGATATATGCTTCGTCTGAAAAGAGAATGAGCTTCTCCAAAACCCGGGCACTTCTTAGCAACCATGTCACAAGATCCAACGTTCGTTGGTTGAATTGAATAACAATCATACGCAACTCCAAGTGCTTCACATGTTCGACTAGCCCAAACTTAGCTTCAGGATCCCaaataaaatcataaaaatttgttCCATAAAATTGTAAGACTAGATTATCTAAATTGGGACAATGCAGCATTTTTTGTTCAAATATTGCTTTAAATATTTCGGAACTCAAATCTAACGTAAGATGAGTCCAACTAGGGAAGATCATCTTGGTAGTACTATTGTAGAGCTTCGTCGTTGCACCACCACTGAGTACAAGCGACTTGACGTTG
The Silene latifolia isolate original U9 population chromosome 11, ASM4854445v1, whole genome shotgun sequence genome window above contains:
- the LOC141612882 gene encoding uncharacterized protein LOC141612882; the protein is MTSSSELRHRKGKGIMGQEEEFVWDVGDERTDIDKTNAILVGRIWTSKAINARAAIDTMTKLWNPKGNVVGNLIDVKNKIFIFKFELEADKAKVVNGQPWHFDKFIWCFNDPISDGRVSDTPLFHVPFWARVYDLPLRGRSNLENIRRLGMQLGRYVGVDEAPLPEVERAVRVRVLHDVRSPLRDSVKITLAKGEKVEFEVKYEILPIFCYGCGVLGHGEKDCEDGPYEEGELRFSENLRASPRRVVKTMAEVDHSKARVLFGDFEEE